The Saccharolobus shibatae B12 genomic interval TTCCATTAGTATTTTATCTAATGAGATCGGTGGGTCTTTTATTCCATAATTTTCAACAAAATTCTTTTTAAGCTCATTTAAGTCTATATCCTTTATTTTCCTTTCTACCAGAATTTTGTTCACTAAGTTAATTTCGTCCTCCCAGTAATTCCAAGGATACATAAACCAAGCCCAGTTTACAATCTCTTCTGCGTAGTAATCTGGCATTATTTTCGCAGCTGGTTTTATATATTGTAAAGTCGCTGTTTTAACTTCTTTTGGTCCAAAATTTTCCATTACATATTTCCGTGCTAATTCTATACTATCTCCAGTATCTGTTATATCATCTACTATAATTACGTTCTTATCTGATAGGTCAACCTTAAATGGATATTTCACCTTAGCCTCTGGAGTATGAGATGCTGTCACTATCCAATGCTCTATCTTTATTGATAATATATCAAAAACACCCAAGACGTCAGCCACTAATCTAGCTGGAACTAAACCTCCTCTTGCTATCGCAATTATCACATCCACATCATACTTATCATCTTTAATTTTCTCGGCCAATTTAGTAGAAAGACTTACTATTTCATCCCATGTGACCACTTTCACTGGTATTTTGGGCAAAATTAACTCCCTAAAAAATCTCTGTTAAAACTTTATCAATTTTTTGGTTTATACTTTATAAGGTACGTTAATGTATTTCACTTATGATTGAGCAAAATGAAAAAGCCTCGATAGGAATTATTGGTGGTTCTGGGTTATATGATCCGGGTATTTTTTCGGAGAGTAAGGAAGTAAAAATATATACACCATATGGAGAACCTAGCGAT includes:
- a CDS encoding phosphoribosyltransferase, producing the protein MPKIPVKVVTWDEIVSLSTKLAEKIKDDKYDVDVIIAIARGGLVPARLVADVLGVFDILSIKIEHWIVTASHTPEAKVKYPFKVDLSDKNVIIVDDITDTGDSIELARKYVMENFGPKEVKTATLQYIKPAAKIMPDYYAEEIVNWAWFMYPWNYWEDEINLVNKILVERKIKDIDLNELKKNFVENYGIKDPPISLDKILMEMKRRKII